In one window of Kosmotoga pacifica DNA:
- the pth gene encoding aminoacyl-tRNA hydrolase, whose protein sequence is MRVFIGLGNPGPRYVLTRHNVGFLFIDEILKQSKLISTYETHLYLAHLVEFNQRNKALLVKPMTFMNLSGIAVKRVCQEFNVHSFEEIIVAYDDIWIPLGKIRIRKNGSDGGHNGLKSIINSLETMSFPRIRIGIGPKPEKNLTDYVLGEFTSDELSIIGKVLKLTTEAAKELCQSDISKVMSKYNSLEVG, encoded by the coding sequence ATGCGTGTTTTTATAGGACTGGGGAATCCTGGCCCACGTTATGTGCTTACCAGACATAACGTGGGTTTTCTATTCATCGATGAAATATTAAAACAAAGTAAGCTTATAAGTACGTATGAAACCCATTTGTATCTTGCGCACCTGGTTGAATTTAATCAGCGTAATAAAGCACTGTTGGTGAAACCGATGACATTTATGAACCTGAGTGGAATCGCCGTAAAAAGGGTGTGCCAAGAATTCAATGTGCACAGTTTTGAAGAGATTATCGTCGCGTATGACGATATATGGATACCCCTTGGAAAGATAAGGATACGCAAAAACGGAAGTGATGGTGGGCATAACGGCCTTAAATCAATAATAAATTCACTGGAAACCATGTCTTTTCCACGGATCCGGATAGGCATAGGACCTAAACCCGAAAAAAACCTCACGGACTATGTGCTGGGTGAATTCACAAGCGATGAACTCAGCATTATAGGAAAAGTATTAAAATTAACCACAGAGGCTGCGAAAGAGCTGTGTCAGAGTGATATTAGCAAGGTAATGTCAAAATACAACAGTTTAGAGGTGGGCTGA
- the smpB gene encoding SsrA-binding protein SmpB, whose product MKVVSTNKKARFQYHLLETYEAGIQLLGTEVKSLRQGSASLSEAFCKFEDGELYLLNANISQYSHGTHWNHDPLRKRKLLLHKKELLKISQKVRERGLTIIPTKIYFNDRGIAKVEIALAKGKRLYDKREDIAKRDMERRLKRKLDI is encoded by the coding sequence ATGAAGGTAGTATCAACCAACAAAAAAGCAAGGTTTCAATATCATTTGCTTGAAACTTATGAAGCTGGGATCCAGCTTCTGGGCACGGAAGTAAAATCCCTCCGGCAAGGTTCGGCTTCACTTTCAGAGGCTTTTTGTAAATTTGAAGATGGGGAATTGTATCTGTTAAACGCTAACATCAGCCAATACAGTCATGGTACCCATTGGAATCACGATCCCTTGAGAAAAAGAAAGTTACTATTACACAAAAAGGAGCTTCTGAAAATAAGTCAAAAAGTTAGAGAGAGAGGATTGACGATAATTCCCACAAAGATATATTTCAACGATCGGGGTATTGCCAAAGTAGAAATAGCCCTTGCCAAAGGAAAACGTTTATACGACAAAAGGGAAGATATCGCAAAGCGTGATATGGAAAGACGGCTGAAAAGAAAACTTGATATATGA
- a CDS encoding M16 family metallopeptidase: MQRILRDSEIILKELKNGSIIVGEKKRETRTVSLAFAFKVGSIYENNENNGISHFIEHALFKGTQNRSSYDIKEPIERVGGTLNAYTGRTSTVYFAQVPYTHAESTMEILYDMVRNPSFLEVDISTEKKVILEEIAESFDDPVDRIYNVTLSKIWDEHYGKPVLGTIESVSTINRQKLSDYYNSHYTSDRLIFAITGNYDDDLLTKVEEMLERFPESCGMEKNFSGSMKTTKELIIERKKDLKQVHLLLSTRAPSRRDSEFEAFKIFNVLFGSGMSSVLFHNIREKYGMVYSIGSEYIAYEDFGTLFIYASTTPNNLQQLLKLLKSELKRITLHGITSDEFRYGKERLKGKLMMSTEGTLPILSRHLDNVMTLGTVESADELIAKIDKQDFDYTNEVIHKYLSGEWNISLLIPEQLDISLDANFITL; this comes from the coding sequence ATGCAACGAATATTGAGAGACTCTGAAATCATACTCAAAGAATTGAAGAACGGCTCTATTATAGTCGGAGAGAAAAAGAGGGAGACCCGCACGGTCTCTCTCGCATTCGCTTTCAAAGTTGGTTCTATTTATGAAAATAATGAAAACAATGGAATTTCCCATTTTATTGAGCACGCACTCTTCAAAGGCACGCAAAATCGTTCTTCATATGACATCAAAGAGCCAATAGAACGTGTTGGTGGAACCCTTAACGCTTACACCGGAAGAACATCCACAGTCTACTTTGCTCAGGTACCTTACACTCACGCTGAAAGCACAATGGAAATACTCTATGATATGGTGAGGAATCCTTCCTTTTTGGAGGTTGACATCTCTACCGAAAAAAAGGTAATTCTGGAAGAAATTGCTGAATCTTTTGACGATCCTGTGGATCGTATTTACAATGTAACCTTGTCTAAGATCTGGGATGAACATTATGGCAAACCTGTTCTGGGAACAATTGAGTCAGTCAGCACCATAAATCGTCAGAAGTTGTCTGATTATTATAATTCCCATTACACTTCAGATAGGCTGATTTTCGCAATTACAGGAAACTATGACGATGATCTCTTGACCAAGGTCGAGGAGATGTTGGAAAGATTCCCTGAAAGTTGTGGTATGGAAAAGAACTTTTCTGGTTCGATGAAAACAACGAAGGAACTCATCATTGAGAGAAAAAAAGATCTCAAACAGGTACACTTGCTCCTTTCAACAAGAGCTCCTTCAAGAAGAGATTCTGAATTCGAAGCCTTCAAAATATTCAACGTGCTATTTGGTAGTGGCATGAGTTCAGTGTTGTTTCATAACATCAGAGAAAAATACGGGATGGTGTACAGTATAGGTTCTGAATACATCGCATATGAAGACTTTGGCACACTATTTATCTATGCTTCCACAACACCCAATAATCTTCAACAGCTGTTAAAACTTCTCAAGAGTGAACTAAAAAGGATAACATTGCATGGTATTACCAGTGACGAATTTCGCTATGGAAAAGAAAGATTGAAAGGCAAACTCATGATGTCAACCGAGGGTACATTGCCAATTCTTAGCCGTCATCTTGATAATGTGATGACCCTTGGAACAGTTGAGAGTGCCGATGAACTCATCGCGAAAATCGATAAACAGGACTTTGATTACACAAACGAAGTAATTCACAAATATTTATCTGGTGAATGGAATATTTCTCTACTCATTCCAGAACAACTAGACATCTCTCTTGATGCGAACTTCATCACTCTCTAG
- the rpsO gene encoding 30S ribosomal protein S15, which yields MAVNKEELIKEFQIHEKDTGSVEIQIAILTARIKHIAEHLKAHPKDFHSRRGLLKMVGRRRKMLRYLKHNKPDVYKELIAKLGIRG from the coding sequence ATGGCAGTAAACAAAGAGGAACTCATCAAGGAGTTTCAGATTCACGAAAAAGACACGGGTTCAGTCGAGATTCAGATCGCAATTTTAACAGCGCGAATCAAACACATTGCAGAACATCTCAAAGCCCATCCCAAAGATTTTCATTCAAGAAGAGGTTTGCTAAAGATGGTAGGAAGAAGAAGAAAGATGCTTAGGTACTTAAAACACAACAAGCCTGATGTTTACAAAGAGCTTATTGCTAAACTTGGCATTCGTGGTTAA
- a CDS encoding polyribonucleotide nucleotidyltransferase produces the protein MNEFKKWEREFYGRKLVVEHGKMAKQSHGACFVRFGDSAILATVDANEEPIEGADFLPLTVEYQEKFYAAGKIPGGFIKREGRPSENAVLSARLIDRPIRPLFPDGMTNEVQVIVTVLSADPDTPPDTMGIFASSLALNISPIPFNGVVAGVRVGYIDNEYVIFPTVEQLEKSMLDIVVAGTKEAVTMVEGEAKEVSEEVMLGALKAAHDAIKKLVKFQEEILSEFEIQKWEIRIPEPPEGLLESFSELLDDDEIFRLMLTPGKKAKDKALKEYRNEKIEKFKELYANKWSEEELTENEKFLKSFFDERLKSIMRHSIIEKNLRLDGRKHNEIRPITCELDILPRTHGSALFTRGETQSLGTVTLGAPIDEQVVDTLFEEGSKTFMLHYNFPPFSTGEVKRLRGPGRREIGHGHLAERALKFVIPPEEEFPYTIRVVSEILESNGSSSMATVCSGSLALMAAGVPIKKHVAGVAMGLIQEEDKTVVLTDILGNEDHMGDMDFKVTGTRDGITAFQMDVKVAGVSEEIMLSALLQAKEARQKILDLMYATIPEPRKEVSRYAPVIKVFNIPYDKIGELIGPGGRVIKKLSSDYDAKIFIDDEKAQVKIIGNDPDKIERLLKVIGAMLKEIEKGQVFEGIISRVEPYGIFVELAPGKVGLLHSSKLGENLNEFLKTNSVGSPVKVEVTAIDDLGRIQLKRFGVEVKEDDRPRKPSKYVQRSNQKKRYHKD, from the coding sequence ATGAACGAATTCAAAAAATGGGAAAGAGAATTCTATGGAAGGAAACTCGTCGTCGAACACGGAAAAATGGCAAAACAGTCTCATGGTGCATGTTTCGTGAGATTCGGTGACTCTGCTATTCTGGCGACAGTTGATGCAAATGAAGAACCCATAGAAGGGGCAGACTTTCTACCCCTGACTGTCGAATATCAGGAAAAATTCTATGCAGCTGGTAAGATCCCAGGAGGATTTATAAAAAGAGAGGGCAGACCCAGCGAAAACGCTGTGCTTTCCGCTCGGCTCATAGACAGGCCAATAAGACCTCTTTTCCCCGATGGCATGACAAATGAGGTTCAGGTAATAGTTACTGTGCTCTCAGCGGACCCAGATACACCACCGGATACAATGGGTATATTTGCTAGTTCGCTGGCATTAAACATATCTCCCATACCTTTTAACGGAGTCGTTGCCGGAGTAAGGGTCGGATATATTGATAACGAATACGTAATTTTTCCGACAGTTGAACAGTTAGAAAAGAGTATGCTTGATATCGTTGTGGCTGGTACAAAGGAAGCTGTGACGATGGTGGAGGGCGAAGCCAAAGAAGTATCTGAAGAAGTAATGCTTGGTGCCTTGAAAGCTGCACATGATGCTATCAAAAAGCTTGTGAAATTCCAAGAAGAAATTCTTTCAGAATTCGAAATACAGAAATGGGAAATAAGAATACCGGAGCCACCGGAGGGGCTACTTGAATCATTTTCTGAGCTTCTCGACGACGATGAAATATTCAGATTGATGCTTACTCCTGGGAAAAAGGCTAAGGATAAAGCACTCAAAGAATACAGAAACGAAAAAATAGAAAAATTTAAGGAATTATACGCCAATAAGTGGTCGGAAGAAGAACTCACTGAAAATGAAAAATTCCTTAAATCTTTCTTCGATGAACGCTTAAAGAGCATAATGAGACATTCGATCATAGAAAAGAATTTGAGGTTGGACGGGAGAAAGCACAACGAGATAAGGCCCATCACCTGTGAGCTGGACATACTTCCTAGAACCCATGGTTCAGCATTGTTCACCAGAGGTGAAACACAGAGTCTCGGAACGGTTACCCTTGGCGCTCCCATTGACGAGCAAGTAGTCGACACACTTTTTGAAGAAGGATCAAAAACATTTATGTTGCACTATAACTTCCCGCCCTTCAGTACCGGCGAAGTTAAGAGGCTTAGAGGACCAGGAAGAAGAGAGATCGGCCATGGACATCTTGCTGAAAGAGCTCTTAAGTTTGTTATTCCGCCTGAAGAGGAATTTCCCTACACGATCAGAGTCGTATCTGAAATTCTTGAATCTAACGGCTCATCGTCTATGGCTACTGTTTGTTCGGGTTCATTGGCCCTTATGGCGGCGGGTGTGCCCATAAAAAAACATGTTGCAGGTGTAGCGATGGGTCTGATTCAGGAAGAAGACAAAACAGTTGTATTGACCGACATACTTGGTAACGAAGATCACATGGGAGATATGGACTTCAAAGTCACCGGCACCCGTGATGGTATAACAGCATTTCAGATGGACGTGAAAGTCGCTGGGGTATCGGAAGAGATAATGCTTAGTGCCCTCCTTCAGGCGAAAGAAGCCAGACAAAAAATTTTAGATCTTATGTATGCAACTATTCCCGAACCCAGGAAGGAAGTCTCGCGCTATGCGCCTGTAATCAAAGTTTTCAATATACCTTATGATAAGATTGGTGAGCTGATCGGCCCCGGTGGCAGGGTGATCAAGAAACTCAGCAGTGATTACGATGCCAAGATCTTTATTGATGATGAGAAAGCACAGGTAAAAATAATTGGTAATGACCCTGATAAGATAGAACGGCTCCTGAAAGTAATCGGTGCGATGTTGAAGGAAATTGAAAAAGGTCAAGTATTCGAAGGTATCATCTCCCGCGTTGAGCCGTACGGGATTTTCGTTGAACTTGCGCCTGGGAAAGTGGGACTGCTCCATTCCTCAAAACTCGGAGAAAATCTCAATGAATTCCTGAAGACTAACAGTGTTGGTTCCCCGGTTAAAGTAGAGGTCACAGCTATCGATGACCTTGGAAGGATACAACTAAAACGATTCGGTGTTGAAGTCAAAGAAGACGATCGTCCAAGGAAGCCATCAAAATATGTACAAAGATCCAACCAAAAGAAAAGATACCACAAAGACTGA
- a CDS encoding 50S ribosomal protein L25 yields MHELTLTVEPRSKEVKAKDLLKTGKIPAVVYGPDVEPFSISLYKVDIMKHINHLSETTVITLVMEENGERKEIHGFLKAVQRDRVTDSVIHIDFYVPAKGHKMEIHIPINFIGKAKGVEKGGILEHVMTELPVEVLPKDIVDSIDVNVEHLDFGDVLRVKDLPLPEGIKPLLDLEETVAVVEAPRAAIVEEVVEAAEEEVEPEVIEKGKKEEEE; encoded by the coding sequence CGAATTAACACTTACTGTTGAACCCCGCAGTAAGGAAGTTAAAGCCAAGGATTTACTGAAAACTGGAAAAATACCCGCTGTGGTATATGGTCCAGATGTCGAGCCTTTTAGCATCTCTCTTTATAAGGTGGATATCATGAAGCACATAAACCACCTTAGTGAAACTACGGTTATTACCCTTGTCATGGAGGAAAACGGTGAGAGAAAAGAGATTCATGGATTTTTGAAAGCCGTCCAACGTGACAGAGTAACCGATTCTGTGATACATATTGACTTTTATGTACCTGCGAAGGGACACAAGATGGAGATTCATATTCCTATCAACTTCATTGGAAAAGCTAAGGGCGTTGAAAAAGGTGGAATACTCGAGCACGTTATGACTGAGCTTCCCGTCGAAGTGTTGCCCAAGGATATTGTGGATAGTATCGATGTTAATGTTGAACATCTCGATTTCGGCGATGTTCTGAGAGTAAAAGATCTACCCCTTCCAGAAGGCATTAAGCCATTGCTTGATCTTGAAGAAACTGTGGCCGTTGTAGAAGCCCCAAGAGCTGCCATCGTTGAGGAGGTTGTTGAAGCCGCCGAAGAAGAGGTTGAGCCTGAGGTGATCGAGAAAGGAAAGAAGGAAGAAGAGGAATAA
- the uvrB gene encoding excinuclease ABC subunit UvrB — protein MEFLLKSPFEPSGDQPEAIERLVKGLQNGYHFQTLLGVTGSGKTFTMASIIAKTQRPALVISPNKTLVVQLYREFKMFFPQNRVELFISYYDYYQPEAYIPNKDLYIEKDAEINNILARMRLSALKSVLTRKDVVVVASVSAIYASGDPRDFEELNIKLEKGNRINRRELALKLSALQYNRSEDVSVGGVFHMKGELIEIFPPYEEYGIRLYLFDDEVERIVCFDPINRSTIEELDRIIIYPAKEFVTTEEKIARSIKNIEKELREQVTLLEGNGKYLEAQRLKQRTLYDIEMLETLGYCSGIENYSRFFDGRKPGEPPFTLLDYFNKDELILFIDESHIAVPQLRAMYRGDYSRKKNLVEYGFRLPSAFDNRPLRYEEFLEKVGQIIFVSATPGEYELSISSQVVDQVIRPTGLIDPEVVVKPTENQVDDFIEEMMKVKERNERALVTVLTKKAAEMLSSYLNEMGIRSEYLHSELDAVERVEVLKKLREGYVDVVVGVNLLREGLDLPEVSLVAIMDADREGFLRSETTLIQTIGRAARNINGRVLLYADRVTNSMKRAIEETNRRRLKQLVYNKEHGITPESIIKPLYENIFAEATEQNKKEEMAKNTYIEGIMSLKENLDIEDYVALLEEEMLRAASELRYEDAAVLRDEIYNVKKKK, from the coding sequence ATGGAATTTCTGCTTAAATCTCCTTTTGAGCCAAGTGGAGATCAGCCCGAAGCTATAGAGAGACTCGTGAAAGGCTTACAGAATGGTTACCATTTCCAGACTCTTTTAGGGGTCACGGGGTCAGGAAAAACCTTTACAATGGCCAGCATAATTGCGAAAACTCAGCGCCCTGCACTGGTAATATCCCCAAATAAAACACTTGTAGTCCAGCTTTATAGAGAGTTCAAAATGTTTTTTCCACAAAACAGAGTTGAACTGTTCATCAGTTATTATGATTATTATCAGCCTGAAGCTTACATTCCTAACAAGGATCTTTATATCGAAAAGGACGCTGAAATAAACAATATTCTTGCCAGAATGAGACTATCAGCACTCAAATCAGTGCTAACACGAAAAGACGTTGTGGTTGTCGCCAGTGTTTCTGCCATCTACGCCAGTGGTGATCCCAGGGACTTTGAAGAGCTGAATATCAAACTGGAGAAGGGGAATAGAATAAACAGGAGAGAACTCGCTCTTAAACTTTCTGCTCTGCAATATAATCGTTCGGAAGATGTTTCTGTTGGTGGGGTATTTCACATGAAAGGCGAGCTGATCGAAATATTCCCCCCATACGAAGAGTACGGTATCAGATTATACCTTTTTGATGATGAAGTTGAGAGGATAGTGTGTTTTGACCCGATAAACAGAAGTACCATTGAGGAGCTCGATAGAATAATTATTTACCCGGCAAAAGAATTCGTAACGACGGAAGAGAAAATTGCCCGATCAATAAAAAATATCGAAAAAGAACTCAGAGAACAGGTGACACTATTGGAGGGAAACGGGAAATATCTAGAGGCTCAAAGACTTAAGCAGAGAACACTTTATGATATCGAAATGCTGGAGACTCTTGGATACTGCAGTGGAATTGAAAATTACTCAAGATTCTTCGATGGAAGGAAACCCGGCGAACCGCCTTTCACCCTACTTGATTATTTCAATAAAGACGAACTCATACTATTCATTGATGAATCACACATAGCTGTTCCACAGTTGAGAGCAATGTACAGAGGCGATTACTCAAGGAAAAAGAATTTAGTGGAATACGGGTTCAGACTTCCTTCTGCTTTTGATAATCGTCCTCTTAGATATGAGGAATTTCTTGAAAAAGTGGGACAGATCATTTTTGTTTCCGCGACGCCTGGAGAGTATGAACTGTCCATATCTTCACAGGTTGTGGATCAGGTGATAAGGCCCACTGGCTTGATCGATCCAGAAGTTGTAGTGAAGCCAACGGAAAATCAGGTGGATGATTTCATCGAAGAGATGATGAAGGTCAAAGAACGGAATGAAAGAGCTCTGGTTACCGTGCTGACTAAGAAAGCTGCTGAGATGTTGAGCAGCTACCTCAATGAAATGGGTATAAGATCGGAATATCTCCACTCTGAACTGGATGCGGTGGAGAGGGTAGAGGTTCTCAAAAAACTTAGAGAGGGGTACGTTGATGTCGTTGTGGGTGTTAACCTTCTAAGAGAGGGGCTGGATCTTCCAGAAGTTTCTCTTGTCGCGATTATGGACGCTGATAGAGAAGGGTTTTTACGTTCAGAAACAACATTGATACAGACCATTGGAAGGGCGGCGCGAAATATAAACGGGAGAGTTTTACTCTATGCTGACAGAGTTACCAATTCGATGAAGCGTGCAATTGAAGAAACCAACAGAAGAAGATTGAAACAACTGGTTTATAATAAAGAGCATGGAATAACACCTGAAAGTATTATTAAGCCCCTTTACGAAAACATTTTTGCAGAAGCAACAGAACAAAATAAAAAGGAAGAAATGGCAAAGAACACGTATATTGAAGGAATTATGAGTCTTAAAGAGAATCTGGATATCGAGGATTATGTAGCGCTGCTCGAAGAAGAGATGCTCAGAGCGGCGAGTGAATTGAGATACGAAGACGCCGCTGTTCTCAGAGATGAGATATACAACGTCAAAAAGAAAAAGTGA